A section of the Streptomyces sp. NBC_01591 genome encodes:
- a CDS encoding RDD family protein, translating to MDNRQAIGSWLSGPRAAAEEMGADFGYRGKRLGLPEQGPGSVAPLGRRFGAIFIDWALCLLIAYGLFAQGDQQAAGNWALGIFLVLSMLTVGTIGCTPGKRIMGLRVVAESGGRLPIGWVIVRSVLLCLVIPALVWDRDGRGLHDRLARAVQVRI from the coding sequence GTGGACAACAGGCAAGCAATCGGATCGTGGCTCTCCGGGCCGCGCGCGGCCGCCGAGGAGATGGGGGCCGACTTCGGCTACCGGGGCAAGCGACTCGGCCTGCCCGAGCAGGGGCCGGGTTCCGTGGCGCCGCTCGGGCGGCGTTTCGGCGCGATCTTCATCGACTGGGCCCTGTGCCTGCTGATCGCATACGGGCTGTTCGCTCAGGGTGACCAGCAGGCGGCCGGAAACTGGGCACTGGGCATCTTCCTCGTGCTGAGCATGCTCACCGTCGGGACCATCGGCTGCACGCCGGGCAAGCGCATCATGGGCCTCAGGGTCGTCGCCGAGAGCGGTGGCCGGCTGCCGATCGGGTGGGTGATCGTCCGGAGCGTGCTGCTGTGTCTGGTGATCCCGGCCCTCGTCTGGGACCGCGACGGCCGCGGCCTGCACGACCGGCTGGCCCGCGCCGTCCAGGTCCGTATCTGA
- the glnA gene encoding type I glutamate--ammonia ligase: MFQNADDAKKYIADNDVKFIDVRFCDLPGVMQHVTVPAATFDPADELAFDGSSIRGFQAIHESDMALRADLSTARVDPFRRDKTININFFIHDPITGEQYSRDPRNVAKKAEAYLASTGIADTAYFGPEAEFYVFDNVRFQTSANESFYHIDSEAGAWNTGAVENNRGYKVRYKGGYFPVPPVDHFADLRAEMSLELENSGLQIERQHHEVGTAGQAEINYKFNTLLAAADDLMLFKYIVKNVAWRNGKTATFMPKPIFGDNGSGMHVHQSLWAGGDPLFYDEQGYAGLSDMARYYIGGILKHAPSLLAFTNPTVNSYHRLVPGFEAPVNMVYSQRNRSAAMRIPITGSNPKAKRVEFRAPDPSSNPYLAFSALLMAGLDGIKNKIEPAEPIDKDLYELAPEEHANVQQVPTSLPAVLDALEADNEYLQAGGVFTSDLIETWIDYKRTNEIAPIQLRPHPHEFELYFDL, translated from the coding sequence ATGTTCCAGAACGCCGACGACGCGAAGAAGTACATCGCCGACAATGACGTCAAGTTCATCGATGTCCGGTTCTGTGACCTGCCCGGTGTGATGCAGCACGTCACCGTCCCGGCGGCGACCTTCGACCCGGCCGACGAGCTTGCCTTCGACGGCTCGTCGATCCGCGGATTCCAGGCCATCCACGAGTCCGACATGGCGCTGCGCGCGGACCTGTCGACCGCCCGTGTCGACCCCTTCCGCCGCGACAAGACCATCAACATCAACTTCTTCATCCACGACCCGATCACCGGCGAGCAGTACAGCCGTGACCCGCGGAACGTGGCCAAGAAGGCCGAGGCGTACCTCGCCTCCACCGGCATCGCCGACACCGCGTACTTCGGTCCCGAGGCCGAGTTCTACGTCTTCGACAACGTCCGTTTCCAGACGTCGGCGAACGAGAGCTTCTACCACATCGACTCCGAGGCCGGCGCCTGGAACACCGGTGCGGTCGAGAACAACCGCGGCTACAAGGTCCGCTACAAGGGCGGTTACTTCCCGGTCCCGCCGGTCGACCACTTCGCCGACCTGCGTGCCGAGATGTCCCTGGAGCTGGAGAACAGCGGTCTCCAGATCGAACGCCAGCACCACGAGGTCGGCACCGCCGGCCAGGCCGAGATCAACTACAAGTTCAACACGCTGCTCGCCGCGGCCGACGACCTGATGCTCTTCAAGTACATCGTGAAGAACGTCGCCTGGCGCAACGGCAAGACCGCGACCTTCATGCCGAAGCCGATCTTCGGCGACAACGGCTCGGGCATGCACGTCCACCAGTCCCTGTGGGCCGGCGGCGACCCGCTGTTCTACGACGAGCAGGGCTACGCGGGCCTCTCGGACATGGCCCGCTACTACATCGGCGGCATCCTCAAGCACGCCCCGTCGCTGCTGGCGTTCACCAACCCGACGGTGAACTCCTACCACCGTCTGGTCCCCGGCTTCGAGGCCCCGGTCAACATGGTGTACTCGCAGCGCAACCGCTCGGCCGCGATGCGCATCCCGATCACGGGCTCCAACCCGAAGGCCAAGCGCGTCGAGTTCCGCGCCCCGGACCCGTCGTCCAACCCGTACCTGGCCTTCTCCGCTCTGCTGATGGCGGGCCTCGACGGCATCAAGAACAAGATCGAGCCCGCCGAGCCGATCGACAAGGACCTCTACGAGCTGGCTCCCGAGGAGCACGCGAACGTCCAGCAGGTCCCGACCTCCCTCCCGGCCGTCCTGGACGCGCTGGAGGCGGACAACGAGTACCTCCAGGCCGGTGGCGTCTTCACGTCGGACCTGATCGAGACCTGGATCGACTACAAGCGCACCAACGAGATCGCCCCGATCCAGCTGCGCCCGCACCCGCACGAGTTCGAGCTGTACTTCGACCTCTAA